In Bacillota bacterium, one DNA window encodes the following:
- a CDS encoding dihydroxy-acid dehydratase translates to INVSDEELEKRRKEWKPAEPRIKKGYLARYAKSVTSGSTGAIVE, encoded by the coding sequence ATCAATGTGAGTGATGAAGAGCTTGAAAAACGCAGAAAAGAGTGGAAGCCGGCAGAACCCAGAATCAAGAAGGGATACCTTGCAAGGTACGCCAAAAGCGTGACCTCGGGCAGCACCGGAGCTATCGTAGAATAA